The genomic window TTAAAATGTCAGAAGTTTCCGTCGCAAAAGCCCAGCTTGTTGCCATTGCCACCGCTGTATCCAATTATGCAAAAGTCATTATTATGGACGAACCAACCACGGCTTTAACAGAAGGTGAAGTGGAGCAGTTATATAAAATTATAGACACGGTACGTGCACGTGGTATTGCGATTATTTTTATCTCACATAAGTTAGATGAAGTATTTACGGTTGCAGATGAAATAACCGTTATTCGTGATGGGCAATATGTTGGTACAAAAGATGTTAAAGATGTAACCAAAGATGAACTTATTTCAATGATGGTTGGTCGAGATATGTCTGAAATGTTCCAGCGAGAAGAGTTACCACCTTCTGATGAAGTTGTATTAGAAATTAAAGATTTTTGTCGTAAAGGGCATTATCAAAATGTGAATTTTAAAGTTCATAAAGGTGAAATTTTTGGTATTGCTGGATTGGTTGGGGCTGGTCGTTCAGAAATCGCAGAAGGCTTGTTTGGATATAGACCGGCAGAGAGTGGTGAAATCTATATTCACGGTCAGAAAGTTGACATTCATACACCCCACGATGCAATGGAGCATAAAATAGGCTTTGTGACAGAGGATAGAAACTAACAGGATTATTCCTAAATTTAAGTATCACAGATAATATTATTATGCCTCAAATGTCACCTTATCTAGAAAATTTCCTCCTTTCAGTCACAAAAGCCAAAAAAACCGCAAATGTACAAAAGGATAAGCTCAGAATTAAAGCCCCGAATGTGGATGTTGTCACGGATAATTTATCAGGAGGTAACCAACAAAAAGTATTACTTGCTCGTTGGTTAATTCTAGAACCAGATATTTTAATTCTTGATGAACCGACAAAAGGGATTGATGTAGGGGCAAAAGCAGAGTTATATAAATTGATGGTAGAGCTTGCTAAAAGGTAAAACAATCATTATGATTACGTCTGATATGCTTGAACTTTTAGCAATGAGTGATCGTGTAATGGTTATGCACGAAGGACACAAGTTGGCATTATTCCACGCAATGAATTAACCCAAAACGCGTACTCGAATTGGCGTCGGGCTAGCTTGAAACAATATACAATTTAAGCAAAAAATTCTTTTATAGAAATTAACAAATAATGAGGTATTTATTATGTCAGCTATAACCTTAAAGAAAATGATTAACACCTACGGAATGTTACTAATTCTTGTTTTATTATTCCTATCATTGTCTGTCACTATTGATGGCTTTTTATCTAGCCGAACCATTTTTAGTATTATTGAACAAGTTTCAATGTTCGGCATTATTGCGATTGGGGTAACTTTAGCGATTATCACAAGGGATTGACCTTTCATCAGGATCGGTTGTGGCACTCACAGCGGTTGTTGCAGCATCTATTGTCGAATCAGTGGATACACAAAATGCAATTATGGCATTTGCAATGTCTATTTTGGTCGGTGCGGTTATTGGATTTATTAACGGTGGATTAACGGCTTATGGTTCAATTCCGCCTTTCATTGCCACATTGGGTATGATGACAATGGCGCGTGGTGCTGCTCAGCTTTATTCTGACGGTCGCCCAATTGACGCATCAGCAGAATCTTTTACTTGGATTGCGGATATTGATTTCTTCGGCTTACCAGGATTGGTGCTTGTTTATCTCGTTATTGTCATTGCGGCTCATATTTTACTCAGTCGTTCAACCTTTGGTCGCCATATTTATGCTATCGGTGGTAATTTAAATGCAGCTAAAATTTGTGGTATCAACACAAAAAGAACCTTAATTTGGGTATATATCATTGCTGGAGCATTAGCTGGTTTAGCGGGTGCATTACTTGCAGCAAGAACTTATGCGGGTAATCCATCTTATGGTTTAGCGTGGGAATTAGATGCGATTGCCGCTGCGGTAATTGGTGGTGTATCATTAGCAGGTGGTGTTGGTAGTATTCCAATGTGTGTCGTGGGTGCATTGATTATCGGTACCACAAATAAAGGCTTGAATATGCTAGGGGTTGACCCATATTGGCAACAAATTATTAAAGGTGCAATTATTGTTGTAGCGGTATTACTTGATACATTAAAACGCCGTAAAAAAGCGTAATTAAGAATAATTAGTGATAAAAAACTCACATACTAATTTGAATTAAGTATGTGAGTTTTATTTTATATATTTAGGGGGGGCTTAGTTTTTAATATGTGTTTCATAGGCTTGTAGTGTATTTTGCATTAACATTGCCACTGTCATTGGCCCCACACCACCTGGCACAGGTGTGATGAAGCTGGCTCGTTGAGAGGCTATTTCAAATTCTACATCGCCAACTAATTTCCCATTTTCTAAGCGGTTAATACCAACATCAAATACCATAGCTCCTTCTTTTATCCATTCACCACGAATAAATTCAGCTTTACCAATCGCCACTACAAGAATATCGGCTTGTTTTATATGTTGCTCTAAATTCTGAGTCAAACGATGAGTAACTGTTGTTGTACAGCCTGCAAGTAAAAATTCTAATGCCATAGGTCGCCCAACAATATTGGATGCACCAACAATCACAGCGTGTTTGCCTTTAATATCTTGCCCTGTATATTCAATAAGTTTCATCACACCATACGGTGTGCAAGAATGTAGTTTAGGAATTCGCTGGCATAGCAGTCCTACATTATAAGGGTGAAAACCATCGACATCTTTATTTGGTAAAATTGCCTCAATAATATGGCTTTCTTGTATGTGTTTTGGTAGAGGAAGTTGAACTAAAATACCATCTATATTGTTATCATTATTTAATTTTTCGATCAGCGTTAATAACTCTACTTCTGTTGTTTGTGAAGGAAGGTTATATGATTGAGAAATAATACCTAATTCTTCGCAACTTTTACGTTTACTTTTCACATAAATGTGTGAAGCAGGATCATTTCCTACTAAAATTACAGCCAAACAAGGTGAGCGTTTTCCCAAAGATGTATAATGAGTAATAGTTTGAGTAATTTTATTTTTAATCTGTGTAGCAACAGCTGTTCCTGAAATAATTTGAGCAGACATTGATACTCCTTAATTTTAAAAGATAATTTGTGTCATTCTCTCAAAAAATGAAGACTTTGATAAGCGATAAAAGTATAAACTGAATAAATATCAAGCGACTGAGAATAAAATTAAAAAAAAGCATTGACGGATCCTAATCAGAAACTATAATAGCACACATTGTCAGTCGGCGAGTAGCGCAGCTTGGTAGCGCAACTGGTTTGGGACCAGTGGGTCGTAGGTTCGAATCCTATCTCGCCGACCACTTCTTTTTTATATCATATCCTTGCGCCCTTAGCTCAGTTGGATAGAGCAACGGCCTTCTAAGCCGTAGGTCATTGGTTCGAATCCAATAGGGCGTACCATTTTAAGCATCTTATAAATCAATAAATTATCTTTCAATTTTTTCTTATCAAAATCTTTTTTATGTCATAAATGTGCTGTGAGTTACGATATTATTTTCGTGATACATAAGATGAATGGTATTTAAATAAGCATATTTTCGATTATTTCCAGTTTAATTCTTCTCCATAAAGTCTTTTTTCATCGTTAACTTTTTCTTTGGCTAATGATACGGGTTTAAATTTATTGCCAGTAGTTATCGTTGAATCTTCTTTTGATAGTAATGGTGTAAATTCATTATAAATAAGTTAATTGTTACAATAATTCTATCCTCTGAATGACTTTAATTGTCGTTGTACGGTTAAGGCATTGGACGCACAGTTTATAAACTAAATTTAGATGATTACCCTGAGAAATTAGCCCATCAATTTGCAAAAGTGGAGATGAAAGGGAGCGAGTTTAAATGGGCTTTTAATCAGGTTGAAAGCCAGTTTAAAACCTTAAAAGATAAATTAGGGGTAACGAAGTTAAATGCCAAAGAAATGGTGACCGTTCGTGAAAATTTAAGCCGTAATTTTAAGTTTGCTAGTGGTGTGTTAAGTGCTGAAAATAAGGCGTTGATTGGCAGCGAAACGGCAACGGTTTGGTTAAGTGATGATACGCTGATTAAGCAGCT from Phocoenobacter uteri includes these protein-coding regions:
- the folD gene encoding bifunctional methylenetetrahydrofolate dehydrogenase/methenyltetrahydrofolate cyclohydrolase FolD; the encoded protein is MSAQIISGTAVATQIKNKITQTITHYTSLGKRSPCLAVILVGNDPASHIYVKSKRKSCEELGIISQSYNLPSQTTEVELLTLIEKLNNDNNIDGILVQLPLPKHIQESHIIEAILPNKDVDGFHPYNVGLLCQRIPKLHSCTPYGVMKLIEYTGQDIKGKHAVIVGASNIVGRPMALEFLLAGCTTTVTHRLTQNLEQHIKQADILVVAIGKAEFIRGEWIKEGAMVFDVGINRLENGKLVGDVEFEIASQRASFITPVPGGVGPMTVAMLMQNTLQAYETHIKN